The following coding sequences are from one Lolium rigidum isolate FL_2022 chromosome 6, APGP_CSIRO_Lrig_0.1, whole genome shotgun sequence window:
- the LOC124659697 gene encoding E3 ubiquitin-protein ligase SINA-like 2: protein MEVSVNSDNKSKGVGCQDGMNGGKMQNVTMGMEVFDCSICSNPLRPPIFQCSKGNSICSPCCNKLPESDRAAAQRSYIMDRVVNNIFVPCKHGCTRKITYYNKDVHEAECPIGPCVCPISGCGFVAPTAALLYHLTTLHNLPKTPIELFRMSMFPVQPGCQVLCSGYGRLFLLDMVTLESFGHAVSLTCVRPVTPRATVDVEVQFSRFEGHIQVSRCEIKPDGEPTQCLCAVPGRGTGVMVGIKICMVYYDNDELKEEDEESDDEWNEYDYNSDQDEAEDDRDEDSDDD, encoded by the exons ATGGAGGTATCAGTCAACTCCGACAACAAGAGTAAAGGAGTTGGTTGCCAAGATGGAATGAACGGTGGTAAGATGCAGAATGTCACCATGGGCATGGAGGTATTTGACTGCTCCATCTGCTCCAACCCCCTCAGGCCTCCCATTTTCCAG TGTTCTAAGGGGAATTCCATTTGCTCGCCTTGCTGCAACAAGCTCCCAGAAAGTGACCGCGCCGCTGCCCAGCGTAGCTACATCATGGATCGCGTCGTCAACAACATCTTTGTTCCCTGCAAGCACGGATGCACCAGGAAGATTACCTACTACAACAAGGACGTGCACGAGGCAGAGTGCCCGATCGGGCCGTGCGTCTGCCCAATCTCTGGATGCGGCTTCGTCGCGCCAACAGCAGCTCTCCTGTACCATCTCACCACCCTGCACAATCTGCCAAAAACACCGATTGAATTATTCAGGATGTCCATGTTCCCAGTCCAGCCGGGCTGTCAAGTTCTCTGCAGTGGATATGGTCGCCTCTTCCTTCTTGACATGGTGACGCTCGAGTCCTTTGGCCATGCAGTCTCCCTCACTTGTGTACGGCCAGTAACTCCACGGGCCACGGTCGATGTCGAAGTGCAGTTCTCAAGATTCGAAGGGCACATCCAAGTCTCAAGGTGTGAGATCAAACCTGACGGGGAACCAACGCAATGCTTGTGTGCCGTGCCCGGTAGAGGAACCGGTGTCATGGTCGGCATCAAGATATGTATGGTGTACTACGACAACGacgagctgaaggaggaggacgaggagtcgGACGATGAATGGAATGAGTACGACTACAACTCTGACCAGGATGAGGCAGAGGATGATCGTGACGAGGACAGCGATGATGATTGA